Within the Enterococcus hirae ATCC 9790 genome, the region CTAATAGATTCATACTCGGCGGTACTAAAGAAATTTAAAGGTAACGACATTGGTGCAACGATCAATGAAGAAGTAAATATCGAACGGCTGAAAACAATGTATGACGGTTACGATGGCGATCGAATCATTGAAATTCGTTTTATTGATCCACGTCGATTCACCGTACAGCAACGAAACTTTATCTATGCACTTATAGGCGATATTTTCATCGATACAGGCATGCCACCGGACTTCTGGAAGGAATTCTTCTACTTCCGTTTCGAAGGTGTCACAGGGCGCAAAATAAGCCTCAAAGACGAATCGAGCACAACCGTGAGTGATGCCAATATCTTAGCGAATATCATCCTAGATTTTATCTTTGAACATCATATTCCTTTCAAAGAAGGCTATGAGATTTTACCAGCGAATCAAGAGTATTACTTCTACAAATGCATCACAAAAAGAGTCTGCTGCATTTGTGGCAAAACAGGAGCTGACATCGATCACTTTGACAAAGCGCTAGGAAGACGAAAGCGCAAAGAAGTTGATCATTCAGAGTACACATTTGCAGCACTCTGCAGGATTCATCACACGGAGAAACACAATATAGGTGTGATCAATTTCAAAAATAAATATCAAATCAAAGGGATCAAGTTAAGTCATGAAACGATTAAAAAGTTAAGG harbors:
- a CDS encoding putative HNHc nuclease — its product is MFKPLIDSYSAVLKKFKGNDIGATINEEVNIERLKTMYDGYDGDRIIEIRFIDPRRFTVQQRNFIYALIGDIFIDTGMPPDFWKEFFYFRFEGVTGRKISLKDESSTTVSDANILANIILDFIFEHHIPFKEGYEILPANQEYYFYKCITKRVCCICGKTGADIDHFDKALGRRKRKEVDHSEYTFAALCRIHHTEKHNIGVINFKNKYQIKGIKLSHETIKKLRIGG